A region from the Panicum hallii strain FIL2 chromosome 1, PHallii_v3.1, whole genome shotgun sequence genome encodes:
- the LOC112893298 gene encoding uncharacterized protein LOC112893298 isoform X1, translating to MAAALASRVESWMREQASRLPPWAAALPQAPRWPWPPPRPAWPWPGDRRRQRERMFREEFERRRRQLCELCRAVRVDTLAELQELLCAMVLAECVYKRPVSEMMRYINKFKSDFGGTIVSLERVQPSLDHVPHRYLLAEAGDTLFATFIGTKEYKDIIADVNILQGTIFHEETAQDSTLDVDSGQNDAQKGEENLGKSQREASKKLRKSKPAAHRGFMARAKGIPALELYNLAQKRNRKLVLCGHSLGGAVAALATLAILRVIASSPTKEDSRLSVKCITFSQPPVGNAALRDYVHKRGWQGYFKSYCIPEDLVPRILSPAYFHHYNAQTPEASSINITDVKSEENTETSAERLKGNNGEQLVLGVGPVKKSLWRLSKLVPLEGVRKSLSVIQKQTNVFGKAPSQLDSYLQSKVDESEEEQQSLEIQEGSQGIALTPLSDKDGGHDEDNNRTEKINASETGGSKRWTRVPTLPSYVPFGELYLLGDLSVNTLSDSEYSKMTSVQSVISELRERLQSHSMKSYRARFQKIYDSCMCANAPIFTGIEQLPQFSHLQELIGLAAADSVELGHIVDPPVIRTATSILPLGWNGLPGGKNAEPLKVDIIGHGLHLCTLFQAQINGNWYSTVVETLPSATSYSPNEEMQPTLQKMRILVGHPLKQPPNYTSEDFMVPVITGADSNPEFGFESLFEDKDCCKGLSGFLIYGTNDFVTVCKEVYVRTRRVRLLGLEGAGKTSLLKAMLGQVKERNNAVLECIHVDLHGKGISSGLCYIDSTTVNLQELPLEVRRFKEELLLGVHDLSRRTDLVIAVHNLAHRIPQYQQSNTSQPKPALSLLLHEAKALGIPWILAITNKFSVSAHEQNSLISSAIEAYQASPEMTKIVNSTPFLMPSARNSLLPIGSSAVNLGNKDPANRSAYLPVNFALSPFQRKDIVMHVEGVTALRQLVHQVVQNNEEPAFEELARERLLLDLAREKAASLQAKQRPSKRDGSVTAAAVGASLGAGLGIVMAVIMGAASALRKP from the exons ATGGCGGCCGCGCTGGCGAGCCGGGTGGAGTCGTGGATGCGGGAACAGGCGTCACGGCTGCCGCcctgggcggcggcgctgcctcaGGCGCCGCGGTGGCCCTggcccccgccgcggcccgcCTGGCCGTGGCCCGGGGACCGCAGGCGCCAGCGGGAGCGCATGTTCCGGGAGGAGTtcgaacggcggcggcgccagctCTGCGAGCTCTGCCGCGCCGTCCGCGTCGACACCCTCGCCGAGCTCCAGGAGCTGCTCTGCGCCATGGTCCTCGCCGAGTGCGTCTACAAG AGGCCTGTTTCTGAGATGATGAGATATATCAACAAGTTTAAATCTGATTTTGGTGGAACCATTGTGTCCCTGGAGCGTGTTCAACCCTCTTTGGATCATGTACCACATCG GTATCTGTTGGCGGAGGCTGGTGACACCCTGTTTGCCACCTTCATTGGcacaaaggagtacaa AGATATTATTGCTGATGTGAATATACTCCAAGGGACAATATTTCATGAGGAGACTGCTCAGGATTCCACTCTTGATGTCGACTCTGGACAAAATGATGCTCAAAAAGGTGAGGAAAACCTTGGGAAATCTCAACGAGAAGCGTCAAAGAAGTTGAGAAAATCAAAACCTGCAGCGCACCGA GGTTTTATGGCTCGTGCTAAGGGGATTCCAGCACTGGAGTTGTACAACCTTGCACAGAAAAGGAACAGGAAACTTGTTCTTTGTGGACACTCACTTGGTGGAGCG GTAGCTGCATTGGCTACACTCGCAATCTTGAGAGTTATTGCATCCTCTCCAACTAAAGAGGATAGCAGGCTTTCTGTGAAGTGTATCACCTTCTCGCAGCCACCTGTTGGGAATGCTGCTTTGAGAGA TTATGTTCACAAAAGAGGGTGGCAAGGCTACTTCAAATCCTACTGTATTCCAGAAGACTTGGTGCCACGCATTCTATCCCCGGCATACTTTCACCACTACAATGCCCAAACACCTGAAGCATCTTCTATAAATATAACTGATGTGAAATCTGAAGAAAATACGGAGACAAGTGCTGAAAGGCTAAAGGGGAACAATGGGGAGCAACTCGTTCTAGGTGTTGGTCCAGTCAAAAAGTCACTGTGGAGGCTTTCAAAACTTGTTCCGTTAGAAGGGGTGCGGAAAAGCTTAAGTGTAATCCAAAAACAAACAAATGTTTTTGGAAAGGCACCATCACAATTAGATAGCTATTTGCAATCAAAGGTTGATGAATCAGAAGAAGAACAACAATCTCTAGAGATTCAAGAAGGTTCACAAGGAATTGCTCTTACCCCTTTATCTGATAAAGATGGAGGGCACGATGAAGATAATAACAGGACTGAGAAAATAAATGCATCTGAAACTGGGGGTTCTAAACGCTGGACTAGAGTACCTACTTTGCCTTCGTATGTGCCATTTGGTGAG CTTTACCTGCTGGGAGATTTGTCAGTCAATACACTATCAGATTCAGAATACTCCAAGATGACATCG GTGCAGTCTGTTATATCAGAGTTAAGAGAGCGTTTGCAATCACACTCGATGAAGTCCTACAGGGCTCGGTTCCAAAA AATATATGATTCGTGCATGTGTGCAAATGCCCCCATATTTACGGGCATCGAACAGTTGCCACAATTTTCACATCTACAAGAACTAATTGGTCTAGCAGCTGCTGATTCTGTTGAACTTGGTCATATCGTGGATCCTCCTGTTATTCGAACTGCCACTTCTATTCTTCCTCTTGGATGGAATGGACTCCCTGGTGGTAAAAATGCTGAGCCGCTGAAAGTTGACATAATTGGGCATGGCCTGCATTTGTGCACTCTTTTCCAGGCACAGATAAACGGAAACTG GTATTCCACAGTAGTAGAGACTCTACCATCAGCCACTTCATACTcaccaaatgaagaaatgcaaCCTACATTGCAAAAAATGCGGATCCTTGTTGGCCATCCACTAAAGCAGCCTCCAAATTACACTAGTGAGGATTTCATGGTTCCTGTGATCACAGGTGCTGATTCAAACCCGGAATTTGGATTTGAGTCATTGTTTGAAGATAAAGATTGCTGCAAGGGTTTGAGTGGATTTCTCATATATGGAACAAATGATTTTGTAACTGTATGTAAAGAGGTCTATGTCAGGACACGGAGGGTGCGATTGCTTGGATTagag GGGGCAGGTAAAACTTCCCTGCTTAAAGCAATGTTAGGACAAGTTAAAGAAAGAAACAATGCAGTTCTTGAATGCATACATGTAGATTTGCATGGCAAAGGAATATCAAGCGGATTGTGCTACATAGATTCGACAACAGTGAACTTGCAG GAGCTACCTTTGGAGGTTAGGCGGTTCAAAGAAGAATTGCTCTTAGGAGTACATGATCTCAGCAGGAGGACTGACCTTGTTATTGCCGTGCATAACCTAGCACATCGAATTCCACAGTATCAACAGTCCAATACTTCTCAGCCTAAGCCTGCTCTTTCACTTCTCTTGCATGAAGCTAAGGCTCTTGGCATTCCTTGGATTCTTGCAATAACCAACAAATTCTCTGTCAGTGCACATGAGCAGAACTCGTTGATCAGCTCAGCTATTGAAGCATATCAGGCTTCTCCTGAGATGACGAAAATTGTTAACTCTACCCCATTTCTAATGCCAAGTGCTAGAAATAGTTTGCTGCCGATTGGTTCATCTGCTGTGAATTTGGGGAACAAGGATCCTGCAAACAGATCTGCTTATCTTCCTGTAAACTTTGCACTATCACCATTTCAGAGGAAGGACATTGTTATGCATGTGGAGGGTGTTACTGCCCTTCGCCAACTTGTGCATCAAGTAGTCCAAAATAATGAAGAACCAGCATTTGAG GAGCTTGCTCGTGAGAGATTGTTGCTGGACCTGGCGCGAGAGAAGGCGGCATCTCTGCAAGCGAAACAGAGGCCATCTAAAAGAGATGGCTCCGTTACAGCTGCTGCTGTAGGTGCATCACTTGGTGCGGGCCTGGGGATTGTAATGGCCGTAATAATGGGAGCAGCGTCAGCCCTCCGAAAGCCGTGA
- the LOC112893298 gene encoding uncharacterized protein LOC112893298 isoform X2 encodes MSRPVSEMMRYINKFKSDFGGTIVSLERVQPSLDHVPHRYLLAEAGDTLFATFIGTKEYKDIIADVNILQGTIFHEETAQDSTLDVDSGQNDAQKGEENLGKSQREASKKLRKSKPAAHRGFMARAKGIPALELYNLAQKRNRKLVLCGHSLGGAVAALATLAILRVIASSPTKEDSRLSVKCITFSQPPVGNAALRDYVHKRGWQGYFKSYCIPEDLVPRILSPAYFHHYNAQTPEASSINITDVKSEENTETSAERLKGNNGEQLVLGVGPVKKSLWRLSKLVPLEGVRKSLSVIQKQTNVFGKAPSQLDSYLQSKVDESEEEQQSLEIQEGSQGIALTPLSDKDGGHDEDNNRTEKINASETGGSKRWTRVPTLPSYVPFGELYLLGDLSVNTLSDSEYSKMTSVQSVISELRERLQSHSMKSYRARFQKIYDSCMCANAPIFTGIEQLPQFSHLQELIGLAAADSVELGHIVDPPVIRTATSILPLGWNGLPGGKNAEPLKVDIIGHGLHLCTLFQAQINGNWYSTVVETLPSATSYSPNEEMQPTLQKMRILVGHPLKQPPNYTSEDFMVPVITGADSNPEFGFESLFEDKDCCKGLSGFLIYGTNDFVTVCKEVYVRTRRVRLLGLEGAGKTSLLKAMLGQVKERNNAVLECIHVDLHGKGISSGLCYIDSTTVNLQELPLEVRRFKEELLLGVHDLSRRTDLVIAVHNLAHRIPQYQQSNTSQPKPALSLLLHEAKALGIPWILAITNKFSVSAHEQNSLISSAIEAYQASPEMTKIVNSTPFLMPSARNSLLPIGSSAVNLGNKDPANRSAYLPVNFALSPFQRKDIVMHVEGVTALRQLVHQVVQNNEEPAFEELARERLLLDLAREKAASLQAKQRPSKRDGSVTAAAVGASLGAGLGIVMAVIMGAASALRKP; translated from the exons ATGTCT AGGCCTGTTTCTGAGATGATGAGATATATCAACAAGTTTAAATCTGATTTTGGTGGAACCATTGTGTCCCTGGAGCGTGTTCAACCCTCTTTGGATCATGTACCACATCG GTATCTGTTGGCGGAGGCTGGTGACACCCTGTTTGCCACCTTCATTGGcacaaaggagtacaa AGATATTATTGCTGATGTGAATATACTCCAAGGGACAATATTTCATGAGGAGACTGCTCAGGATTCCACTCTTGATGTCGACTCTGGACAAAATGATGCTCAAAAAGGTGAGGAAAACCTTGGGAAATCTCAACGAGAAGCGTCAAAGAAGTTGAGAAAATCAAAACCTGCAGCGCACCGA GGTTTTATGGCTCGTGCTAAGGGGATTCCAGCACTGGAGTTGTACAACCTTGCACAGAAAAGGAACAGGAAACTTGTTCTTTGTGGACACTCACTTGGTGGAGCG GTAGCTGCATTGGCTACACTCGCAATCTTGAGAGTTATTGCATCCTCTCCAACTAAAGAGGATAGCAGGCTTTCTGTGAAGTGTATCACCTTCTCGCAGCCACCTGTTGGGAATGCTGCTTTGAGAGA TTATGTTCACAAAAGAGGGTGGCAAGGCTACTTCAAATCCTACTGTATTCCAGAAGACTTGGTGCCACGCATTCTATCCCCGGCATACTTTCACCACTACAATGCCCAAACACCTGAAGCATCTTCTATAAATATAACTGATGTGAAATCTGAAGAAAATACGGAGACAAGTGCTGAAAGGCTAAAGGGGAACAATGGGGAGCAACTCGTTCTAGGTGTTGGTCCAGTCAAAAAGTCACTGTGGAGGCTTTCAAAACTTGTTCCGTTAGAAGGGGTGCGGAAAAGCTTAAGTGTAATCCAAAAACAAACAAATGTTTTTGGAAAGGCACCATCACAATTAGATAGCTATTTGCAATCAAAGGTTGATGAATCAGAAGAAGAACAACAATCTCTAGAGATTCAAGAAGGTTCACAAGGAATTGCTCTTACCCCTTTATCTGATAAAGATGGAGGGCACGATGAAGATAATAACAGGACTGAGAAAATAAATGCATCTGAAACTGGGGGTTCTAAACGCTGGACTAGAGTACCTACTTTGCCTTCGTATGTGCCATTTGGTGAG CTTTACCTGCTGGGAGATTTGTCAGTCAATACACTATCAGATTCAGAATACTCCAAGATGACATCG GTGCAGTCTGTTATATCAGAGTTAAGAGAGCGTTTGCAATCACACTCGATGAAGTCCTACAGGGCTCGGTTCCAAAA AATATATGATTCGTGCATGTGTGCAAATGCCCCCATATTTACGGGCATCGAACAGTTGCCACAATTTTCACATCTACAAGAACTAATTGGTCTAGCAGCTGCTGATTCTGTTGAACTTGGTCATATCGTGGATCCTCCTGTTATTCGAACTGCCACTTCTATTCTTCCTCTTGGATGGAATGGACTCCCTGGTGGTAAAAATGCTGAGCCGCTGAAAGTTGACATAATTGGGCATGGCCTGCATTTGTGCACTCTTTTCCAGGCACAGATAAACGGAAACTG GTATTCCACAGTAGTAGAGACTCTACCATCAGCCACTTCATACTcaccaaatgaagaaatgcaaCCTACATTGCAAAAAATGCGGATCCTTGTTGGCCATCCACTAAAGCAGCCTCCAAATTACACTAGTGAGGATTTCATGGTTCCTGTGATCACAGGTGCTGATTCAAACCCGGAATTTGGATTTGAGTCATTGTTTGAAGATAAAGATTGCTGCAAGGGTTTGAGTGGATTTCTCATATATGGAACAAATGATTTTGTAACTGTATGTAAAGAGGTCTATGTCAGGACACGGAGGGTGCGATTGCTTGGATTagag GGGGCAGGTAAAACTTCCCTGCTTAAAGCAATGTTAGGACAAGTTAAAGAAAGAAACAATGCAGTTCTTGAATGCATACATGTAGATTTGCATGGCAAAGGAATATCAAGCGGATTGTGCTACATAGATTCGACAACAGTGAACTTGCAG GAGCTACCTTTGGAGGTTAGGCGGTTCAAAGAAGAATTGCTCTTAGGAGTACATGATCTCAGCAGGAGGACTGACCTTGTTATTGCCGTGCATAACCTAGCACATCGAATTCCACAGTATCAACAGTCCAATACTTCTCAGCCTAAGCCTGCTCTTTCACTTCTCTTGCATGAAGCTAAGGCTCTTGGCATTCCTTGGATTCTTGCAATAACCAACAAATTCTCTGTCAGTGCACATGAGCAGAACTCGTTGATCAGCTCAGCTATTGAAGCATATCAGGCTTCTCCTGAGATGACGAAAATTGTTAACTCTACCCCATTTCTAATGCCAAGTGCTAGAAATAGTTTGCTGCCGATTGGTTCATCTGCTGTGAATTTGGGGAACAAGGATCCTGCAAACAGATCTGCTTATCTTCCTGTAAACTTTGCACTATCACCATTTCAGAGGAAGGACATTGTTATGCATGTGGAGGGTGTTACTGCCCTTCGCCAACTTGTGCATCAAGTAGTCCAAAATAATGAAGAACCAGCATTTGAG GAGCTTGCTCGTGAGAGATTGTTGCTGGACCTGGCGCGAGAGAAGGCGGCATCTCTGCAAGCGAAACAGAGGCCATCTAAAAGAGATGGCTCCGTTACAGCTGCTGCTGTAGGTGCATCACTTGGTGCGGGCCTGGGGATTGTAATGGCCGTAATAATGGGAGCAGCGTCAGCCCTCCGAAAGCCGTGA